taagatttgaaccatgccaaagcaattccactaatgccaatatagttttcaagtctttttagaagaatgttgtgatcgatagtgtcaaaagcagcactgagatctaataacactaatagagaaatacagccacgatcggatgataagagtagatcgtttgtaactctaacgagagcagtctcagtactatggtatggtctaaatcctgactggaaatcctcacagattccatttctttctaaaaaggagcacagttgtgttgaaactgccttttctagtatctttgcctgtaatttactaaatctctcgggtctagttgaggttttttaataagaggtttaataatagcctgcttaaaatttttggcacgtatcctagtgttaaagatgaattaattatatcaagaagtggacttacgacctctggaagcatttctttcagtagtttagtcggcattgggtctaacatacatgttgttgattttgaactACGTTCGGCTTTTCTCACatctcgttttagagcccgagtgtgctcatcattcCACATcattggattagtttcctttatcttctttagacgtaaaggagcgactgcatctaatgtgctgcaaaagagagagccaatagtttctgttgcagcatcgagttcttctaagttgtcaggtatactaaggcgatgaaactgcttggggagattatttataaagcaatctttagtgtatttatggctgggtggtggttttgtagccttggctaactgtagtatacacgagactaaataatgatttgatatatcatcgctctgctgtagaatttcaacagcatcaatatcaattccatgcgacagtattagatctagggtatgattacgacaatgagtgggtcctgacacgtgttgtctaactccaatagagtttaaaatgtctgcaaatgccaatccaaatgcgtctttattattatctacatggatattaaaatcaccaacaacaaggactttatccgcagccagtactaactctgatcagcaaattctttgataaagtcagtatggtgccctggtggcctgtatacagtagccagcacaaatgtcaacttacataatgttacataaagcaccatcacttcaaaggaattatatttgaaattcttttgaatgattctgaatatattactataaatttcagcaacacctccccctttgcctttctgtcgaggattgtgtcgataatcataaccttgaggactagactcatttaaagtaatgtaatcgtccggttttagccaggtttctgtcaaacacagcacatctagattattgtctgtgataatatcgtttacaataagtgcttttgaagaaagtgatctaagacttaacaacccaagctttatcatttgtttatcattattatctctattttttatttgttgaacatcaattaaatttttagtcaagtcaagtcaagccaagtcaaatttatttatatagcgcttttacaattggtaattgttcaaagcagctttacatattagaagcacagaaaaagggaagtggttaaaaataagctgtacaagcaagcgtggtaatatgtaacatatacaagatggtgctacattaagccaatgtcggctgactcccaggggtggaaaaaccccctaggagaaaaacccagcgtgctagcactgggaaaaaagtcctaggagggaaaaaaccccttggaagatatatatataatatatgtaaatggatatggagatcaaaatctgaattataaatttttattatagagattaaaaatagattatatataaatatatgtaagcggatacggggattaaaaatctgaattatagatgcagccagaactgggtctattattttactattaaatgggtttggaagttttttgtttttattaatacagggtacagacacagtctctatgtgataatatctaggtgcgcgagtttctatgtgttgggaattatctgacttctgtaacgtgaggcagctagcagacggtcggtttagccagtctgtctgcttcctgtcctgggccccagtttgtcatgtttcagctctaagactatgtgccatattactagagagaagagcagcaccatcccgggacggATGAATATCGGATgaatctcttttcaacaggtcaggtctgccccaaaagcttttccaattgtctatgacacctatattattctgcggacaccacttagacagccagccattgagtgatgataatctgttaactatctcatcactccgacgaacaggaagagggccagaacaaattacttctcctgacattgtacttgcgagttcacacacctctttaatgttaattttagtgatctccgactggcgaagtcgaacatcattctACAGTATAttgtacagtatatacagtactgttttaatggaaaatggtTTGTTGAATCTGGCTTATCTCTGTGAAGGCgtgcactcatttcaaatgttagtccactgaaacacggcatgccgcaatctgtgacgaagcaggtgagaaccaatgagcgttCGATATCAGTGCCGTAAAGCTTCTCAAGGGTGGAGCTACTTTCACATTTCAATCATAACGAACGCAGGCTTTGACTGTGACGGTCGCTGCTGCTGAgaataaaaatgaacattgaAGGATAAAGGGCTGAATTCGGATCTGTTTCTTACAAACATATGGATTATAAAGATATGAAGtacagcaaacaaacaaaattgatgtgatttgttaatttaaGTTGTGCTTTGCtgtatcttatggttgtattgtcagtTGCTGCATAGGAGAAAATGCCttctaaatattacaaaatgattaaacaaatacagaatttattttcataaggTTTCAAATTGTAGTcttgtttaacattatgtaatttTCTGAAACGAGTTTGCAGCAcaaacagaaatgttattttcatattaaGTAGATAAGTAAACTGCATTCAGTAAGTTTGACTAAAACATGTATTGATATCACAATTGAATACAacagatttaaaacattaatgccatgattttaatattaatacatgggaATTCATATATATTCACACTTAACATAACACATTTTATTGCTGTTAATATGtgagtatttttacattttagtgctataaatacatctatgttgtatgtttttgtgtgtatgaaaatgTAAGTAAATGTACGTATACCACACTTTACGTGAAAACACACATGTGTTCTCATGAGATCACGCtggccagatgtgggccggatctgggcagACACAAAGTTGTTATATGGGttcaataacaaataatttatcgGTTTATGCTGGGATGTGTAGGTTGTGGCTAGGCCACATGAAATTTCATGGACGTACAGAAAAATctattcatacatttttgcaGGCGGGAGTGGGACAGAACAGGAATGTTGCAGGCGGGAACAGGAGAACGTAACATATTTTCATTCTCTCTGAGGGAGGAGACATGGTGGACATATAGTATAAAAGCACCAGATACCTCGTTCTCGCCATCACTTGCTCAAACAAAGGTAAGTGTTtcacttaatatttttataataattttcagATATCCTTCTAGTTACATACagtattttcaataaaactgtTCTTCCCATTGCATAGCTAAACCGACTAAGGATGGCTGATAGCAAAAGCAAGTATTATCTTATTTCATCAAACAGATTTGAAAACAATACCAGCCATCATTTTTTAGTATTtgaaaatatagattttttttttttttttcaccagtgGCTGTGACCCAATGGAGCCCAGGGTTTGTAAAAGAACTTCTCCCTGCTGCCGAGAAGACAGCCCTTCTCTACCATCTCTCTTACCTGTGCCTGGCCAACTTCCCCAACCTGGAGAGAATCATCCGGAGTCGGGCTGTGGAAACCCAGCTTCTGTTTGGCTCCTCTGATGCAACTATGTTGAAAGTAAGTTTCAGATTTCTCTTGATTTCAGTATTTTCATCTCTGTCACCTAGAAGAAGAAGACAAAAAAGAGGGTGAAATCTAGCTAGAGATTAAATTTAGCTAAATTAGTTATGATAGTCTCTCCctttactgaaaataaatacataatttgtcacaatatcttttttttttttttttttttttttttttaattatattttacataaaatcttTAAGAGTTTGTACACATCATCTTGGTTTGAAATGCTTAtaaattttaaatgcatttcttacatttttctttacatttaaagttaaattataataacaaaAGTTAATACAGCAGCATTATGAACAGCAAGATTTACAGGACAAATACAGATATTAATAGTTctgaatgtttttgaatgtttcatcatcatcattgtcGTTTTTTAATGTCTGAGATACTTGATCTTGTGTCTCTTCCTTCTCTCAGTGTATTTTGACCAGTCAAAACCTGGTTGAGTCGCTGTTTCCCATGTTGGTGAAAGCTGTGGAGAAAAATAAGGCTATTTTGGCAGTTAAATTCCTAGAGAAAGCACGAGTCTGGATCCAAGACATTATCACTGATGTGGAGAAGATAGTGGAGAAGTAAGAACATTTTCCTCATGAAAACGTTTTTCAGAATTGCTTGAGCAATTGAATTACTCTTCTTCTATAATCCGGCAAAAGTATGAACATGTTTTCAGCTAAACTTTAGTTGCACCAGCCCAATgttataaaatgttaattttagtgcaACATTTCTTCAACATTGTATAGGTATGATTTACACAACAAAGATGTTGCATCGTCCACCAGTGATGTTGTCAAGGAAAAAGATGATACAGATAAAAAGATTACAGTACAAGGCGAGGAGTTGAAGCAGGCCGAAAGTGCACTGAATGAACTGAAATCTCTACACCAAACAACCATAAAAGAGCTTGCTGAAACTGAGAAAAAGATAAACAGCAAAAGCCAAGAGATTCAAGAATTTGCCAGATCCATAACCCAAACAAGTAAAGGCCTCGGCATCTTCTCTGCACTTGTTCCATTCATCGGGATGATTGTTAAAAGCATTTATGATGCTGTTCATGATCCTGAAAATATTGCACAAATGAAGGCTCTTGAAGCTGAATTGAATATCTTAATCGCTGATAAAACTGCTCTGAAACAAAAGGAGTGGCAGACGCAACTCCAGCTCATTGATGGCCAGATGAAGGCTGCCAAAGCCAGGTTTGACAAGAGTGAGTATGTTTTCTTTTATGTTTAAAGTATACCTATATGAAAAGTCATGCTTATAGTAAGACTGTGCCAAGATTCAAGTGTAGTTTAAGAAGGGAGTGAACGTGTGGCTTGTCGAAACATTTATTTCCCCTCTGCAGATTCCATACCTGACCCCATCCATCTAAAAGAAGTTCAGAGTAGCTTGACAAAAATTCAAGCCATTCTGATTCAGCTTAAAAACTTCTGGCTGAGTGTTTCTGAAATGCTGGACTACCTGAAAAAAAAGACCTTTGTTGGAGAAGATCTTATTGACGACCTTGCTGACCTAAAAGATGAATTTCTAGAATCAATCGAAACAGCCAAAGAGGTAAAATTCATGTTTACatgattacaaaaacatttccagTAAGATATTCTAATATATACTAAGGTTTCATCTAAAAGTTCaatgtgtaaatgttttaattccACAGGCTTGGAGCAGTTTTGGTGCAGGCTGTAAGAAAGCATCTGCCATCTTTAAGCTCCAATCCAAAGATGCCTACAAGTTTCTGGAGGTCAGTCCTTCCTCTCTCTCTAAGGAGGAGTG
The nucleotide sequence above comes from Chanodichthys erythropterus isolate Z2021 chromosome 23, ASM2448905v1, whole genome shotgun sequence. Encoded proteins:
- the LOC137014308 gene encoding chromosome partition protein Smc-like, producing MADSKMAVTQWSPGFVKELLPAAEKTALLYHLSYLCLANFPNLERIIRSRAVETQLLFGSSDATMLKCILTSQNLVESLFPMLVKAVEKNKAILAVKFLEKARVWIQDIITDVEKIVEKYDLHNKDVASSTSDVVKEKDDTDKKITVQGEELKQAESALNELKSLHQTTIKELAETEKKINSKSQEIQEFARSITQTSKGLGIFSALVPFIGMIVKSIYDAVHDPENIAQMKALEAELNILIADKTALKQKEWQTQLQLIDGQMKAAKARFDKNSIPDPIHLKEVQSSLTKIQAILIQLKNFWLSVSEMLDYLKKKTFVGEDLIDDLADLKDEFLESIETAKEAWSSFGAGCKKASAIFKLQSKDAYKFLEVSPSSLSKEEWEKEYESVKKRLENIDPPKSVPSSVTPAISK